In the genome of Elephas maximus indicus isolate mEleMax1 chromosome 6, mEleMax1 primary haplotype, whole genome shotgun sequence, one region contains:
- the EEF1B2 gene encoding elongation factor 1-beta yields MGFGDLKTPAGLQVLNDYLADKSYIEGYVPSQADVAVFEAVSSPPPADLYHALRWYNHIKSYEKEKASLPGVKKALGKYGPANVEDTTGSGATDSKDDDDIDLFGSDDEEESEEAKRLREERLAQYESKKAKKPALVAKSSILLDVKPWDDETDMAKLEECVRSIQADGLVWGSSKLVPVGYGIKKLQIQCVVEDDKVGTDMLEERITAFEEYVQSMDVAAFNKI; encoded by the exons ATGGGCTTCGGAGACCTGAAAACCCCCGCCGGCCTCCAGGTGCTCAACGATTACCTGGCTGACAAGAGCTACATCGAGGG ATACGTGCCATCACAAGCAGATGTGGCAGTTTTTGAAGCAGTCTCCAGCCCACCACCTGCCGACTTGTATCATGCTCTACGTTGGTATAATCACATCAAGTCTTATGAAAAGGAAAAGGCCAG CCTGCCAGGAGTGAAGAAAGCTTTGGGCAAGTATGGCCCTGCTAATGTGGAAGACACTACGGGAAGTGGAGCTACAGACAGTAAAGACGATGATGACATTGATCTCTTTGGATCTGATGATGAGGAG GAAAGTGAAGAAGCAAAGAGGCTAAGAGAAGAACGCCTTGCACAGTATGAGTCAAAGAAAGCCAAAA AACCTGCGCTTGTCGCCAAGTCTTCCATCTTACTGGATGTGAAACCTTGGGATGATGAGACAGATATGGCAAAATTGGAGGAGTGCGTTAGAAGCATCCAAGCAGACGGCTTGGTCTGGGGCTCTT CTAAGCTAGTTCCAGTGGGATACGGAATTAAAAAACTTCAGATACAGTGTGTAGTTGAAGACGATAAAGTTGGCACAGATATGCTGGAGGAACGGATAACTGCTTTTGAAGAGTATGTGCAGTCCATGGACGTGGCCGCTTTCAACAAGATCTAA